The Betta splendens chromosome 4, fBetSpl5.4, whole genome shotgun sequence genome contains a region encoding:
- the LOC114852976 gene encoding GTPase IMAP family member 4 isoform X1 yields the protein MDGDRSLQTNAGNATAPEETSKASSPKLPEIRLVVLGWRWPGKSLTGNTILGREEFRLERAAEFCVKRQTEVQGQQVTVVDTPGWFSAQDTPASYKQELVRGASLCPPGPHAFLLVIPVGMFTEVDRARIEEHVSLFGEAVWKHTIVVFTWAEVLRKISIERYIRREGKELQWVLEKCKKRYFVINNCVFGEHPQVGRLMEKVEKMVAEEDGYYCAEELEKEKKPVDENQNPARDVRELGARPKQNSGLGLSKAVEVESVSSE from the exons ATGGACGGGGACAGGTCACTTCAGACAAATG CAGGAAATGCCACTGCACCAGAAGAGACCAGTAAAGCTTCAAGTCCAAAACTACCAGAAATTCGTCTAGTGGTTCTGGGTTGGAGGTGGCCAGGGAAAAGCCTGACTGGAAACACCATCTTAGGCCGAGAGGAGTTTCGCTTGGAGCGAGCAGCCGAGTTCTGTGTAAAGAGGCAGACCGAGGTGCAGGGGCAGCAGGTGACTGTGGTTGACACTCCAGGTTGGTTCTCCGCCCAGGACACACCAGCTTCTTATAAACAGGAGCTAGTGAGGGGGGCATCTCTTTGCCCTCCAGGTCCTCATGCCTTCCTCCTGGTCATCCCTGTTGGCATGTTCACAGAGGTGGACCGTGCTCGCATTGAGGAGCATGTGAGTCTATTTGGCGAGGCTGTGTGGAAACATACGATTGTGGTTTTCACCTGGGCGGAGGTGCTGAGGAAGATTTCAATTGAAAGGTACATTCGCAGGGAGGGCAAGGAGCTGCAGTGGGTGCTGGAAAAGTGTAAGAAAAGGTACTTTGTGATAAACAACTGCGTATTTGGGGAGCATCCCCAGGTAGGACGCTTGAtggagaaagtggagaaaatggTGGCAGAGGAGGATGGTTACTACTGCGCAGAAGAGTtggaaaaggagaagaaacCGGTGGATGAGAACCAAAACCCAGCCAGGGATGTGCGGGAGCTGGGGGCAAGACCCAAACAAAACTCTGGACTGGGTTTGTCCAAAGCTGTGGAGGTGGAGTCGGTTTCTAGTGAGTGA
- the LOC114852976 gene encoding GTPase IMAP family member 4 isoform X2 — MDGDRSLQTNGNATAPEETSKASSPKLPEIRLVVLGWRWPGKSLTGNTILGREEFRLERAAEFCVKRQTEVQGQQVTVVDTPGWFSAQDTPASYKQELVRGASLCPPGPHAFLLVIPVGMFTEVDRARIEEHVSLFGEAVWKHTIVVFTWAEVLRKISIERYIRREGKELQWVLEKCKKRYFVINNCVFGEHPQVGRLMEKVEKMVAEEDGYYCAEELEKEKKPVDENQNPARDVRELGARPKQNSGLGLSKAVEVESVSSE; from the exons ATGGACGGGGACAGGTCACTTCAGACAAATG GAAATGCCACTGCACCAGAAGAGACCAGTAAAGCTTCAAGTCCAAAACTACCAGAAATTCGTCTAGTGGTTCTGGGTTGGAGGTGGCCAGGGAAAAGCCTGACTGGAAACACCATCTTAGGCCGAGAGGAGTTTCGCTTGGAGCGAGCAGCCGAGTTCTGTGTAAAGAGGCAGACCGAGGTGCAGGGGCAGCAGGTGACTGTGGTTGACACTCCAGGTTGGTTCTCCGCCCAGGACACACCAGCTTCTTATAAACAGGAGCTAGTGAGGGGGGCATCTCTTTGCCCTCCAGGTCCTCATGCCTTCCTCCTGGTCATCCCTGTTGGCATGTTCACAGAGGTGGACCGTGCTCGCATTGAGGAGCATGTGAGTCTATTTGGCGAGGCTGTGTGGAAACATACGATTGTGGTTTTCACCTGGGCGGAGGTGCTGAGGAAGATTTCAATTGAAAGGTACATTCGCAGGGAGGGCAAGGAGCTGCAGTGGGTGCTGGAAAAGTGTAAGAAAAGGTACTTTGTGATAAACAACTGCGTATTTGGGGAGCATCCCCAGGTAGGACGCTTGAtggagaaagtggagaaaatggTGGCAGAGGAGGATGGTTACTACTGCGCAGAAGAGTtggaaaaggagaagaaacCGGTGGATGAGAACCAAAACCCAGCCAGGGATGTGCGGGAGCTGGGGGCAAGACCCAAACAAAACTCTGGACTGGGTTTGTCCAAAGCTGTGGAGGTGGAGTCGGTTTCTAGTGAGTGA
- the chmp4c gene encoding charged multivesicular body protein 4c: protein MSKISKLFKGSSDSSSSSKHHRSRGGPSPQEAIHRLRETEEMLTKKQEYLEKRIEQELALAKKHGTKNKRAALQALKKKKRLEQQLTQIDGTLSTIEFQREALENSHTNTEVLKNMGYAAKAMKHVHENMDIGKIDDLMHDITEQQDVAQEISEAISRPFGETFDEDELLAELEELEQEELENSMKKMGGLPSVPNAKLPSARPGQRATTKKRVEDDDDMRMLASWAT from the exons ATGAGCAAAATCTCCAAGTTGTTTAAGGGGAGCTCCGATTCGAGTTCCTCGTCCAAACACCATCGGTCGCGGGGTGGACCTTCACCCCAGGAGGCCATCCACAGACTCCGGGAAACCGAGGAGATGTTGACAAAGAAGCAAGAATATCTGGAGAAGAGGATAGAGCAAGAGTTAGCGCTCGCCAAGAAGCACGGCACAAAAAACAAACGCG CTGCACTGCAGGccttgaagaagaagaagcgactggagcagcagctcaccCAGATCGATGGCACACTGTCCACCATTGAGTTTCAGAGAGAAGCGCTGGAGAACTCACACACCAACACCGAGGTTCTGAAGAACATGGGTTATGCAGCTAAAGCCATGAAGCACGTGCATGAGAACAT GGACATTGGTAAGATAGATGACCTGATGCATGACATCACGGAGCAACAGGACGTGGCTCAGGAGATCAGTGAAGCCATCTCCAGACCTTTTGGGGAAACATTTGACGAG GATGAGCTGCTGGCAGAgctggaagagctggagcaggaggagcttgAGAACAGCATGAAGAAGATGGGTGGATTACCCAGCGTGCCCAACGCCAAACTGCCTTCAGCAAGGCCCGGTCAGCGTGCAA caacaaagaaaagggttgaagatgatgatgatatgcGAATGCTGGCATCATGGGCAACTTAA
- the zfand1 gene encoding AN1-type zinc finger protein 1 isoform X2 has protein sequence MAELDIGKHCQIESCNIKDFLPFVCDSCSGVFCLSHRSREAHSCLEDPVKRESSCSGCSTSYPCSFEECKGKELLPVICPHCEKHFCLAHRHQDDHNCERLEVPKPRMAATKELVQKIVDSKDRSKTKGRRGAKNSATAAKVALMKLKLHAVGDKGLPQTERTYFQVYLPKESKNSSQPMFFCSKWTVGKVVDFAASQASLKNNNNVSTAKKLRLCHPDTGETMPMDDTLLVLMSHPETPLHNGGNVILEYLDNECTGLQDVYEYITETR, from the exons ATGGCTGAGTTAGACATTGGGAAACATTGTCAAATCGAGTCCTGTAATATAAAAG ATTTCCTTCCTTTTGTTTGTGATTCCTGCAGTGGTGTCTTCTG TCTTAGCCACAGGAGCAGAGAGGCCCACTCATGTTTAGAG GACCCAGTGAAAAGGGAAAGCTCATGTTCGGGCTGCAGCACAAGTTATCCATGCTCATTTGAAGAATGCAAGGGAAAGGAATTGCTGCCAGTGATATGTCCTCATTGtgaaaaacatttctgtttgGC CCACCGTCATCAAGATGATCATAACTGTGAGAGGTTGGAAGTCCCTAAGCCACGAATGGCAGCCACTAAAGAGCTGGTTCAAAAGATTGTGG ACTCAAAGGATAGATCCAAAACCAAAGGACGCAGAGGAGCAAAAAACAGTGCAACTGCAGCCAAGGTAGCGTTAATGAAACTGAAGCTACATGCTGTTGGAGATAAGGGACTTCCACAG ACAGAGAGAACATATTTTCAAGTTTATCTTCCCAAAGAATCTAAAAATTCCAGCCAACCCATGTTCTTCTGTTCCAAATGGACAGTGGGAAAAGTTGTGGATTTTGCAGCTTCTCAAGCTAGcctcaagaacaacaacaatgtcTCGACAGCTAAG AAACTGCGGCTGTGCCATCCTGACACAGGTGAAACTATGCCAATGGACGATACCCTACTTGTGTTGATGTCTCACCCAGAAACTCCACTTCACAATGGCGGTAATGTGATCTTGGAATACCTGGACAATGAGTGCACAGGCCTGCAGGATGTTTATGAATATATCACAGAGACAAGATAA
- the zfand1 gene encoding AN1-type zinc finger protein 1 isoform X3, translating to MILSLASTPASDFLPFVCDSCSGVFCLSHRSREAHSCLEDPVKRESSCSGCSTSYPCSFEECKGKELLPVICPHCEKHFCLAHRHQDDHNCERLEVPKPRMAATKELVQKIVDSKDRSKTKGRRGAKNSATAAKVALMKLKLHAVGDKGLPQTERTYFQVYLPKESKNSSQPMFFCSKWTVGKVVDFAASQASLKNNNNVSTAKKLRLCHPDTGETMPMDDTLLVLMSHPETPLHNGGNVILEYLDNECTGLQDVYEYITETR from the exons ATGATATTAAGTTTGGCGTCTACACCAGCCTCTG ATTTCCTTCCTTTTGTTTGTGATTCCTGCAGTGGTGTCTTCTG TCTTAGCCACAGGAGCAGAGAGGCCCACTCATGTTTAGAG GACCCAGTGAAAAGGGAAAGCTCATGTTCGGGCTGCAGCACAAGTTATCCATGCTCATTTGAAGAATGCAAGGGAAAGGAATTGCTGCCAGTGATATGTCCTCATTGtgaaaaacatttctgtttgGC CCACCGTCATCAAGATGATCATAACTGTGAGAGGTTGGAAGTCCCTAAGCCACGAATGGCAGCCACTAAAGAGCTGGTTCAAAAGATTGTGG ACTCAAAGGATAGATCCAAAACCAAAGGACGCAGAGGAGCAAAAAACAGTGCAACTGCAGCCAAGGTAGCGTTAATGAAACTGAAGCTACATGCTGTTGGAGATAAGGGACTTCCACAG ACAGAGAGAACATATTTTCAAGTTTATCTTCCCAAAGAATCTAAAAATTCCAGCCAACCCATGTTCTTCTGTTCCAAATGGACAGTGGGAAAAGTTGTGGATTTTGCAGCTTCTCAAGCTAGcctcaagaacaacaacaatgtcTCGACAGCTAAG AAACTGCGGCTGTGCCATCCTGACACAGGTGAAACTATGCCAATGGACGATACCCTACTTGTGTTGATGTCTCACCCAGAAACTCCACTTCACAATGGCGGTAATGTGATCTTGGAATACCTGGACAATGAGTGCACAGGCCTGCAGGATGTTTATGAATATATCACAGAGACAAGATAA
- the zfand1 gene encoding AN1-type zinc finger protein 1 isoform X1: protein MILSLASTPASGISLYLKTSPCYNFLPFVCDSCSGVFCLSHRSREAHSCLEDPVKRESSCSGCSTSYPCSFEECKGKELLPVICPHCEKHFCLAHRHQDDHNCERLEVPKPRMAATKELVQKIVDSKDRSKTKGRRGAKNSATAAKVALMKLKLHAVGDKGLPQTERTYFQVYLPKESKNSSQPMFFCSKWTVGKVVDFAASQASLKNNNNVSTAKKLRLCHPDTGETMPMDDTLLVLMSHPETPLHNGGNVILEYLDNECTGLQDVYEYITETR from the exons ATGATATTAAGTTTGGCGTCTACACCAGCCTCTGGTATCTCATTGTATCTCAAGACATCGCCTTGCTACA ATTTCCTTCCTTTTGTTTGTGATTCCTGCAGTGGTGTCTTCTG TCTTAGCCACAGGAGCAGAGAGGCCCACTCATGTTTAGAG GACCCAGTGAAAAGGGAAAGCTCATGTTCGGGCTGCAGCACAAGTTATCCATGCTCATTTGAAGAATGCAAGGGAAAGGAATTGCTGCCAGTGATATGTCCTCATTGtgaaaaacatttctgtttgGC CCACCGTCATCAAGATGATCATAACTGTGAGAGGTTGGAAGTCCCTAAGCCACGAATGGCAGCCACTAAAGAGCTGGTTCAAAAGATTGTGG ACTCAAAGGATAGATCCAAAACCAAAGGACGCAGAGGAGCAAAAAACAGTGCAACTGCAGCCAAGGTAGCGTTAATGAAACTGAAGCTACATGCTGTTGGAGATAAGGGACTTCCACAG ACAGAGAGAACATATTTTCAAGTTTATCTTCCCAAAGAATCTAAAAATTCCAGCCAACCCATGTTCTTCTGTTCCAAATGGACAGTGGGAAAAGTTGTGGATTTTGCAGCTTCTCAAGCTAGcctcaagaacaacaacaatgtcTCGACAGCTAAG AAACTGCGGCTGTGCCATCCTGACACAGGTGAAACTATGCCAATGGACGATACCCTACTTGTGTTGATGTCTCACCCAGAAACTCCACTTCACAATGGCGGTAATGTGATCTTGGAATACCTGGACAATGAGTGCACAGGCCTGCAGGATGTTTATGAATATATCACAGAGACAAGATAA
- the maf1b gene encoding MAF1 homolog, negative regulator of RNA polymerase III b — protein sequence MKLLENSSFEALSSRLCVETGESRILGRIESYSCKMAGDDKHMFKQFCQEGEPHILEALSPPQSTSTTSPSQLGKSSEDGENPLSDKCCRKTLFYLITTLNESFRPDYDFSAARAHEFSREPSVNWVANAVNSSLFSAVGEDFNSLGPELWNAIDQEINLQGCDIYSYNPDLDSDPFGEEGSLWSFNYFFYNKKLKRIVFFTCRSISGFSGYGRDCLDNELDMELEDEEEMDGFTEDRCPRALCV from the exons ATGAAACTCTTGGAGAACTCCAGCTTTGAGGCCCTCAGCTCTCGGCTGTGTGTTGAAACAGGGGAGTCTCGCATCCTTGGCAG GATCGAAAGCTACTCCTGTAAGATGGCGGGAGATGATAAACACATGTTCAAGCAATTCTGTCAGGAGGGGGAGCCGCATATCCTGGAGGCTCTGTCTCCCCCTCagtccaccagcaccaccagcccTTCACA GCTGGGGAAGAGCAGTGAAGATGGAGAGAACCCTCTCAGTGACAAGTGTTGCAGGAAGACATTGTTCTACCTCATCACCACGCTCAATGAGTCCTTCAGACCAGATTATGACTTCAGCGCCGCACGAGCCCACGAGTTCAGCAGAGAACCAAGTGTCAACTGG gtggCAAATGCAGTGAACAGCAGCTTGTTTTCAGCTGTGGGAGAGGATTTCAACTCGCTCGGGCCCGAGCTATGGAACGCTATCGACCAAGAGATCAACCTGCAGGGTTGTGACATTTACAG CTACAACCCTGACCTGGATTCAGACCCTTTTGGTGAAGAGGGGAGTCTCTGGTCCTTCAACTACTTCTTCTACAACAAGAAGCTTAAGAGGATTGTGTTTTTCACATGTCGCTCCATCAG TGGCTTCAGTGGCTATGGTCGCGATTGTCTGGACAACGAGCTCGacatggagctggaggatgaggaggaaatgGATGGCTTCACTGAGGACAG gTGCCCCAGAGCTCTGTGCGTTTGA
- the arl8 gene encoding ADP-ribosylation factor-like 8, protein MGLIFAKLWSFFCNQEHKVIIVGLDNAGKTTILYQFLMNEVVHTSPTIGSNVEEIVVKNTHFLMWDIGGQESLRSSWNTYYSNTEFIILVVDSTDRERLAISKEELYRMLAHEDLRKAAVLIFANKQDMKDCMSAAEISKYLTLSSIKDHPWHIQSCCALTGEGLCQGLEWMTARAGLR, encoded by the exons agcACAAGGTGATCATTGTTGGATTAGataatgcagggaaaacaacTATACTCTATCAATT TCTGATGAACGAGGTGGTCCACACGTCTCCCACCATCGGAAGCAATGTGGAAGAAATAGTAGTGAAGAACACTCACTTCCTCATGTGGGATATAGGAGGCCAGGAGTCTCTCAGGTCTTCCTGGAACACTTACTACTCCAATACAGAG TTCATCATCCTGGTGGtggacagcacagacagagagagactggCCATCTCCAAGGAGGAGCTATACAGGATGTTGGCTCATGAG GATCTGCGGAAAGCAGCTGTGTTGATATTTGCCAACAAGCAGGATATGAAGGACTGTATGTCTGCAGCAGAGATCTCCAAATACCTCACCCTGAGCTCCATCAAAGACCACCCCTGGCACATACAGTCCTGCTGTGCGCTTACAGGAGAAGG TTTATGTCAAGGTCTAGAGTGGATGACAGCCAGAGCCGGACTCAGATAG